The region TATCGACACTAAAGGTGGCTTAGTATTTGGTAGTACTTTACCACTAAAAGGACATGATGGTCTTCAACCTCTCTATGAAAAAGCTAAAGCTAGAGCAATTACTAAACGTACTGATAAAGATGGTCATACTGGATATGATGACTGTGCTGTTGTAAGTGGTGGTGGTTCTTGGATAGGCTGGAGAAATAGATATTTAGAAGATAAAATGGAATATAAAGTTAGAGGAATGTTCTGCTACAAGCACAATCCTATGTCTAATATGCCAAACACAGCTAAAACTGCTCAGATGCTTAAAAAAATGGAACTTGTTGTAACTATAGATACTATGCCAAGTGATACTGTAATGTATGCGGATGTTGTACTTCCAGAGTGTACTTACTTAGAAAGAACCGATCCTATCAAAACATTTGGTGGAGTTGAACCTTCTTTTGCTGTTAGAAATAAAGTAATAGATCCTATGTTTGAGACTAAACCAGTTATCGAAATCATGAAAGGATTAACTACTAAAATATCTAAGCCTCTATTTGAGATTAGTAAAAAATATGATGAAGAGATTCAAAGTGCCCTTGAAGATGATGATGAAGAAACAGTATATGCTGAGTTTGATTTAACTCTACCATTTTTACACTCTCAAGAAGAGATTAATCATCATTCAGTGGCAATGTATATGGGTGCAGCTGAAAAACTTGATAAAGATGGTGTTTTTTATCCAAAACAGGATGAGTATTACAAACAACTCTCTGCAAATGAACACCAATACTATCCTGAAAATAAAAAGAAATATACTGTAGCAGGTGGTAAGCCTATTACTCCATCTGGAAAAGTTGAATGTGTTATCGACTCTTTTACTGAAAAAGGTATAGATGCTATGCCAGTTTGGAGAGATGAGTATGCGTTTAGTGTACCAAAAGGCAAATTTAAACTTCTTACAGGTCGTCACGCACAATTTACTCAAAGCGGATCTTCAAATAATGCAATGTTAATAGACCTTATGCCTGAAAACTTTATTTGGATAAACAAAAGAGTAGCAAAAGAAAAAAATATAAATTTTGCAGATACCATTGAAGTAAGTTCAAGTATTGGTAAAACTCAACTAAAAGCGTATCCTACTGAAAAAATTGCCCCAGACCAAGTTTTCTTTATACATGGTTTTGGACAAGAGAGTGAAGCTTTAACATGGGCATACAAAAATGGTGGAAATGATAATACTATCATTGAGGATATTATTGAGCCTGTTTATGGTGCTGCAGCAATGCATGAAACAAATGTTGAAATAAGAAAGGTGTAATTTATGGCTAGATATGGAATGGCACTTGATTACAAAAATTGTATCAATTGCAAGGCATGTGAAACAGCATGTAAAGAAGAAAACGGAATCTTAATGGGCGCAGATAGTCATAGGATTTGGGTAGGAACAGGAGAAATAGAAGGTCAATATCCTTTACTTGATATCACTTCAAATGCTTTTCATCCAAGCCAATGTCAACACTGTGAAGAAGCACCTTGTGAAGAGGTTTGTCCTACTCACGCAACATACTATGATGACAATGGTGTTGTAAGAGTTGACCCTGAAAAATGTATATTGTGTAGCTACTGTATGAATGCTTGTCCTTATGATGCAAGATATGTAGATGAAAGAACTATGACTGTTGACAAATGTAATTTTTGTTCTGATACAAGACTTGCAAGAGGCGAAACTACAACAGCATGTCAAAATACATGTCCTACAAAAGTAAGAATTTTTGGTGATTTAGATGATCCAAATAGTGAAATAAGTGAAGTGTTAAGAACTAGAGAACATTTTTCACTTAAATCATATCTTGGTACTAAACCAAAACTATTTTACCTAACATAAGGAGTATATGATGAAAATAAGCGATTATATCCCGATGCGGGAAGATTTTTCTATAAAATCACTTTTAAGTTTTGAAAAAACTGCTGTAAATATGCTTCTTGCTGTCGTAATTTT is a window of uncultured Sulfurimonas sp. DNA encoding:
- a CDS encoding molybdopterin-dependent oxidoreductase; translation: MNVEVSRRKFLQGSVAMSVVGAAALSATNLISNNHTKGVKPEKVSFKNTKTQNGEAHEVATLCEMCVNKCAALARVENGVITKLNPNPMFPKSKNMLCARGNAGIQAVYDPDRLKYPMIRIGEKGEGKFKRVTWDEAYEAILNGTDKFSGLSKILDEEKDNRSSLLFCAGEGMAEHTFKQFFQAFGSANWLNHASICLQTVASGYGVTIGAYPLADLDNAEYIVMAGANRAEAIVTPDTMDAFKRTKGRGAKMICIDPRFTNTAAKSDKWLAIKPGTDLAFVLALTYVTLTEELHNAKYVAENFNGFDKYQKSVISNKYTPEWAEPITGIKAKDIYAVARDFAAHAPKAVYYPGRRSTFAKNDFQLRRAMAIFQSLHGAIDTKGGLVFGSTLPLKGHDGLQPLYEKAKARAITKRTDKDGHTGYDDCAVVSGGGSWIGWRNRYLEDKMEYKVRGMFCYKHNPMSNMPNTAKTAQMLKKMELVVTIDTMPSDTVMYADVVLPECTYLERTDPIKTFGGVEPSFAVRNKVIDPMFETKPVIEIMKGLTTKISKPLFEISKKYDEEIQSALEDDDEETVYAEFDLTLPFLHSQEEINHHSVAMYMGAAEKLDKDGVFYPKQDEYYKQLSANEHQYYPENKKKYTVAGGKPITPSGKVECVIDSFTEKGIDAMPVWRDEYAFSVPKGKFKLLTGRHAQFTQSGSSNNAMLIDLMPENFIWINKRVAKEKNINFADTIEVSSSIGKTQLKAYPTEKIAPDQVFFIHGFGQESEALTWAYKNGGNDNTIIEDIIEPVYGAAAMHETNVEIRKV
- a CDS encoding 4Fe-4S dicluster domain-containing protein; translated protein: MARYGMALDYKNCINCKACETACKEENGILMGADSHRIWVGTGEIEGQYPLLDITSNAFHPSQCQHCEEAPCEEVCPTHATYYDDNGVVRVDPEKCILCSYCMNACPYDARYVDERTMTVDKCNFCSDTRLARGETTTACQNTCPTKVRIFGDLDDPNSEISEVLRTREHFSLKSYLGTKPKLFYLT